The sequence GGTGACGAGGGCGCGGGCGACGGCGTTGGCGTTGTCGGCGGCCTGTTCGGGGTCGCCGGAGCGGGCGCCGATGGCGATCATGGGGGCGTCCGGCGAGGTCTCGGCCGTGACGGAGGAGCGGAGCGCGGCGAGCGGGACGCGGGCCTCGACCTGGGCGTCGCCGAGCACGCCGAGCTGCGTGGCGACGCGCCCGTACGCCTGCGCGAAGCCGAGCGCGGAGGCGGAGTCGCCGCCCTTGCCGGGGACGGCGAGGACGTAGGCGGTCGCGGAGTACGTGACGGGGCTCGCGAGCCCGTACGCGGCGCCGCCGCCCGCGCCGAGGAGGACGCCCGCGCCGAGGAACGCCCAGGCGGGCAGGGTCCTCAGTCGCGCGAGGCGGGCGAGCGCCGCGCGGCGGCGGGCGGGGGCGGGGGCGGGGGCCGGGCTGCTGGGGGTGCTGGCGGGGCTGGTGCTCACGGCGTGTTCGCTTTCGTACGGGTCGGGTGGGGCGCGCGGGGGCGCGGGGGGCGGGCGGGGGTCGCCGCCTGGGCGAGGGCGTGGCGGTAGACGGTGTCGAGGAGGGCGGCGGAGCGCTCGACGGCGTAGTGGCGCACGGCGGCGGGCACGGGGAACCGCTCGCCCGGCGGGAGCCCGCGCCCGTGGCCGGTGGCGCGGCCCCAGCGGACGGCCTCGGCGAGCGCGGCCGGTGAGCCGCCGACGCGCTCCGCGGGCGCCGACTCGGGCGGCAGGTCCTCCAGGGCGGGGCAGCGCACGTAGAGGACGGGGAGTCCGGCAGCGAGTGCCTCGACGACGGCGAGTCCGAAGGCTTCGTCGGCGGAGGGCGAGAGGAAGACGTCGGCGGCGCAGAACAGGGCGCGCAGTCCGTGCGGGTCCTGTTCGCCGGTGAGGTGCACGCGCTCGTCCAGGCGCAGCCGCGTGGTGAGGGCGCGCAGGGCGGCCTCCTCGGGGCCCGCGCCCGCGAGGACGAGGTGGTGGTCCGGGGGGAGGAGGGCGAGGGCCTCGACGAGGGCGGTGAAGCGTTTGCCGGGGACGAGGCGGCCCGCTCCGGCGAGGACGTGCGCGCCGTCGGGGATGCCGAGGGCGGTGCGCGCGGTGGTGCGCAGCTCGGGGTCGTGGGCGAAGGCGGTGGCGTCGATGCCGTTGGGGACGACGTGGACGCGGGTGTCGGGGACGCCCCAGCGGGTGAGGCGTTCGGCGACGGTGTCGGAGACGGCGACGGTCGCGGTGCCGAGGCGTTCGCCCGCGAGGTAGAGGGCGCGGACGCCGGGGGTCAGGGGGCGGCCCTCGATCTCGGTGTCCCCGAGCGAGTGCTCGGTGGCGACGAGCGCGCGGACACCCGCGAGGCGCGCGGCGACGCGGCCGTAGAGGCAGGCGCGGTAGAGGTGCGTGTGCACGAGGTCGTAGCGGCCCGTACGGATGTGGCGGGCGAGGCGGGGCAGCGCGCTCAGGTCGCGGTTGCCGCGCATGCCGAGGTGGTGGACGGGCACGCCGTCGGCGCGCAGCGCGGTGGCGAGGGGCCCGGGGTGGGTGAGGGTGACGATCTCGCTGTCGGCGGTGAGGCGGGGCACGAGGAGGCGGAGCTGCTGCTCGGCGCCGCCGACCCCCAGTCCGGTGATGACGTGGAGGACGCGGGGGCGGGGGGCGGTGTCCGGGCGGGGAACGGCGTCCGGGCGGGGAACGGCGTCCGGAGCGGGGCGCGCGCTCTGAGCGGTGCTCATACGCGGGCCGCCTCCTCGGGCGCGAGGGGCGCGTACGGGAGCGTGGCGAGCGCGGTGGGGCGGCGGCGGGCGTGGAGGCGGCGCTTGAGGGCGAGGAACGGGGCCGTGTCGCGGCTGCCGACGTGGACACGCGGGAGGGCGTACGGGCCGGTGTGCGCGCCGGG comes from Streptomyces sp. Tu6071 and encodes:
- a CDS encoding lipopolysaccharide biosynthesis protein produces the protein MSTSPASTPSSPAPAPAPARRRAALARLARLRTLPAWAFLGAGVLLGAGGGAAYGLASPVTYSATAYVLAVPGKGGDSASALGFAQAYGRVATQLGVLGDAQVEARVPLAALRSSVTAETSPDAPMIAIGARSGDPEQAADNANAVARALVTAAGHNATDTRVSLVSFSRALAPSAPASPGALLTTGVGACAGGLLGALALLARPRRPLAGPASLPAGAVPAPAERKGADASRTSETAT
- a CDS encoding glycosyltransferase; translation: MSTAQSARPAPDAVPRPDAVPRPDTAPRPRVLHVITGLGVGGAEQQLRLLVPRLTADSEIVTLTHPGPLATALRADGVPVHHLGMRGNRDLSALPRLARHIRTGRYDLVHTHLYRACLYGRVAARLAGVRALVATEHSLGDTEIEGRPLTPGVRALYLAGERLGTATVAVSDTVAERLTRWGVPDTRVHVVPNGIDATAFAHDPELRTTARTALGIPDGAHVLAGAGRLVPGKRFTALVEALALLPPDHHLVLAGAGPEEAALRALTTRLRLDERVHLTGEQDPHGLRALFCAADVFLSPSADEAFGLAVVEALAAGLPVLYVRCPALEDLPPESAPAERVGGSPAALAEAVRWGRATGHGRGLPPGERFPVPAAVRHYAVERSAALLDTVYRHALAQAATPARPPRPRAPHPTRTKANTP